The following coding sequences lie in one Arachis ipaensis cultivar K30076 chromosome B03, Araip1.1, whole genome shotgun sequence genomic window:
- the LOC107632064 gene encoding NAD(P)H-quinone oxidoreductase subunit L, chloroplastic, which produces MSSSLNFHLHLHLPKALPPLPTPPRGTSSLFIASKHEQPSHKTTSSQSLHITCSGKHDYFSMEKQGVALHIGAALLALAEQPALAVTGENNHPVELTWILTQAGIVFFFYFLVAPPIIMNWLRIRWYRRKLGEMYLQFMFVFIFFPAIILWAPFLNFRKFPRDPSLKFPWSVPEDPSKIRNSYSKYPFAEPEDYDYP; this is translated from the exons ATGAGCTCCTCACTCAACTTTCATCTCCATCTTCATCTTCCTAAAGCTCTGCCTCCACTCCCCACTCCACCACGTGGCACTTCCTCTCTCTTCATTGCTTCCAAACACGAACAACCATCTCACAAGACCACCTCTTCCCAATCACTACAT ATCACATGCAGCGGCAAACATGACTATTTCAGCATGGAGAAACAAGGTGTGGCACTGCACATAGGAGCAGCACTCTTGGCCTTG GCGGAGCAGCCAGCATTAGCAGTCACCGGAGAGAATAATCACCCAGTAGAACTCACCTGGATTTTAACACAAGCCGgcattgttttctttttctacttcCTCGTCGCACCG CCAATAATCATGAACTGGCTTAGGATAAGGTGGTACAGAAGAAAGCTTGGGGAGATGTATCTCCAGTTCATGTTTGTCTTCATTTTCTTCCCAGC GATTATTCTGTGGGCACCATTTCTCAACTTCAGGAAGTTCCCAAGGGATCCATCCTTGAAGTTCCCTTGGTCTGTACCCGAAGATCCTTCAAAAATTAGAAATTCATACTCTAAGTATCCATTTGCCGAACCTGAAGATTATGATTATCCGTGA